One genomic segment of Rhinopithecus roxellana isolate Shanxi Qingling chromosome 6, ASM756505v1, whole genome shotgun sequence includes these proteins:
- the LOC104675858 gene encoding putative trypsin-6 gives MNPFLILTFVGAAVAAPFHDDDKIVGGYTCEENSVPYQVSLNSGYHFCGGSLISEQWVVSAGHCYKPHIEVRLGEHNIEVLEGNEQFINATQIIRHPKYNGNTLNNDIMLIKLSTPAVINDYVSTISLPNAPPDAGTECLISGWGNTLSSGADYPDELQCLDAPVLTQAKCKLSYPFRITSNMFCVGFLEGGKDSCQGDSGGPVVCNGQLQGVVSWGYGCALKRRPGVYTKVYNYVDWIKDTIAANS, from the exons ATGAATCCATTCCTGATCCTTACCTTTGTGGGAGCTGCTG TGGCTGCCCCATTTCATGATGATGACAAGATTGTTGGGGGCTATACCTGTGAGGAGAATTCTGTCCCCTACCAGGTGTCCCTGAATTCTGGCTACCACTTCTGTGGTGGCTCCCTCATCAGCGAACAGTGGGTGGTTTCAGCCGGTCACTGCTACAAGCC CCACATCGAAGTGAGACTGGGAGAGCACAACATCGAAGTCCTGGAGGGGAATGAGCAGTTCATCAATGCAACCCAGATCATCCGCCACCCCAAATACAACGGGAATACTCTGAACAATGACATCATGCTGATCAAGCTCTCCACGCCTGCCGTCATCAATGACTACGTGTCCACCATCTCTCTGCCCAACGCCCCTCCAGATGCTGGCACCGAGTGCCTCATCTCCGGCTGGGGCAACACTCTGAGCTCTGGTG CTGACTACCCAGACGAGCTGCAGTGCCTGGACGCTCCTGTGCTGACCCAGGCTAAGTGTAAACTCTCCTACCCTTTCCGGATTACCAGCAACATGTTCTGTGTGGGCTTCCTTGAAGGAGGCAAGGATTCCTGCCAG GGTGACTCTGGTGGCCCTGTGGTCTGCAATGGGCAGCTCCAAGGTGTTGTCTCCTGGGGCTATGGCTGTGCCCTGAAGAGGAGGCCTGGAGTCTACACCAAGGTCTACAACTATGTGGACTGGATTAAGGACACCATAGCTGCCAACAGCTAA